A single genomic interval of Celeribacter indicus harbors:
- a CDS encoding 3-hydroxyacyl-CoA dehydrogenase NAD-binding domain-containing protein, whose protein sequence is MTDFHYDVDADGVATITWDIPNKSMNVLSMEGIAELDACIDKALGDAAVKGIVITSGKDSFAGGMDLNIIAKMKDAAGDEPAKGLFDGLMNMHAILRKLERAGMDPKTSKGGKPVAAALPGTALGIGLELPLSCHRIFAADTPKAKIGLPEIKVGIFPGMGGTTRVSRLLGAMAAAPILLEGKMMDPAQAKGAGLVHEIVPAEALLAKAKEWVLTAKDADLVKPWDQKGWKMPGGAPYHPAGFMTFVGASAMVNGSTQGVYPAAKALLSAVYEGAMVPFDTALRIEARWFTHVLMNPSSSAMIRSLFINKEALEKGANRPDVADQTVKKVGVLGAGMMGAGIAYVSANAGIEVVLIDQKQEAADKGKSYSEGILDKGISRKKVTPEKKEEVLSRITATTDLAALAGCDLIVEAVFEDMAVKAEMMQKVEAIVGEDCIFASNTSTLPITELAKASARPERFIGIHFFSPVDKMLLVEIIKGRKTGDVAVAKALDYVRQIRKTPIVVNDARFFYANRCIIPYINEGVRLAAEGVELPLIENGAKLLGFPLGPLQLIDETSIDLGVKIAKATRAALGDDYPDTAVDEVIFWMADKGRLGKKAGKGFYDYDGKGKRQGLWHGFTDEFPTADVQPELDEVQQRLMMAQVLEAVRALEQGVLTDIREGDVGAILGWGFAPWSGGPFSWLDIMGAARAADICDKLAATHGPRFETPKLLREMAASGETFYGRFGTGVDSKAA, encoded by the coding sequence ATGACCGATTTTCATTATGACGTGGACGCGGACGGCGTCGCGACGATCACCTGGGACATCCCGAACAAGTCGATGAACGTCCTCTCGATGGAGGGGATCGCGGAACTCGACGCCTGTATCGACAAGGCGCTCGGCGACGCGGCGGTGAAGGGGATCGTGATCACCTCCGGCAAGGACAGCTTTGCGGGCGGGATGGATCTCAACATCATCGCGAAGATGAAGGACGCGGCGGGCGACGAGCCGGCGAAGGGTCTTTTCGACGGGCTGATGAACATGCACGCGATCCTGCGCAAGCTCGAACGCGCCGGGATGGACCCGAAGACCAGCAAGGGCGGCAAGCCCGTGGCCGCCGCCCTGCCCGGCACGGCGCTCGGCATCGGGCTGGAGCTGCCGCTCTCGTGCCACCGCATCTTCGCCGCCGACACGCCGAAGGCAAAGATCGGCCTGCCGGAGATCAAGGTCGGCATCTTCCCCGGCATGGGCGGCACCACCCGCGTCTCGCGCCTCCTCGGCGCGATGGCGGCGGCCCCGATCCTGCTCGAGGGCAAGATGATGGACCCGGCACAGGCGAAGGGCGCGGGCCTCGTCCACGAGATCGTTCCCGCCGAGGCGCTTCTCGCGAAAGCGAAGGAGTGGGTTCTGACCGCGAAGGACGCCGACCTCGTGAAGCCCTGGGACCAGAAGGGCTGGAAGATGCCTGGCGGCGCGCCCTATCATCCGGCGGGTTTCATGACCTTCGTCGGCGCCTCCGCCATGGTCAACGGCAGCACGCAAGGCGTGTATCCGGCGGCGAAGGCCCTGCTCTCCGCGGTCTACGAAGGCGCCATGGTGCCCTTCGACACCGCGCTGAGGATCGAGGCGCGCTGGTTCACCCATGTGCTGATGAACCCCTCCTCCTCCGCGATGATCCGCTCGCTCTTCATCAACAAGGAGGCGCTCGAGAAAGGGGCGAACCGGCCTGACGTCGCGGACCAGACCGTGAAGAAGGTCGGCGTGCTCGGCGCCGGCATGATGGGCGCGGGCATTGCCTATGTCTCCGCCAACGCGGGCATCGAGGTCGTGCTGATCGACCAGAAGCAGGAGGCCGCGGACAAGGGCAAATCCTATTCCGAGGGCATTCTCGACAAGGGCATCAGCCGCAAGAAGGTGACGCCGGAGAAGAAGGAAGAGGTGCTCTCGCGCATCACCGCGACGACGGATCTCGCGGCGCTGGCGGGCTGCGATCTCATCGTCGAAGCGGTGTTCGAGGACATGGCCGTGAAGGCCGAGATGATGCAGAAGGTCGAGGCGATCGTGGGCGAGGACTGCATCTTCGCCTCCAACACCTCGACCCTGCCGATCACCGAGCTGGCGAAGGCCTCCGCGCGCCCGGAGCGGTTCATCGGCATCCATTTCTTCTCCCCCGTGGACAAGATGCTCCTCGTCGAAATCATCAAGGGCAGGAAAACCGGCGATGTCGCCGTGGCGAAGGCGCTCGACTACGTGCGTCAGATCCGCAAGACGCCGATCGTTGTGAACGATGCGCGCTTCTTCTACGCCAACCGCTGCATCATTCCCTATATCAACGAGGGTGTGCGCCTCGCCGCCGAAGGGGTGGAGCTGCCGCTGATCGAGAATGGCGCGAAGCTTCTGGGCTTCCCGCTCGGCCCGCTGCAACTCATCGACGAGACCTCCATCGACCTCGGCGTGAAGATTGCGAAGGCGACGCGCGCGGCCCTGGGCGACGACTATCCCGACACCGCCGTGGATGAGGTGATCTTCTGGATGGCCGATAAGGGGCGGCTCGGCAAGAAGGCCGGAAAGGGCTTCTACGACTATGACGGGAAGGGCAAGCGCCAGGGGCTCTGGCACGGCTTCACCGATGAATTCCCGACCGCCGATGTGCAACCCGAACTCGACGAGGTGCAGCAGCGCCTGATGATGGCACAGGTGCTCGAGGCGGTGCGGGCGCTCGAACAGGGCGTTCTGACCGACATTCGCGAGGGCGACGTGGGCGCGATCCTCGGCTGGGGATTCGCCCCGTGGTCGGGCGGGCCGTTCAGCTGGCTCGACATCATGGGCGCGGCACGGGCGGCGGATATCTGCGACAAGCTCGCCGCCACCCATGGCCCGCGGTTCGAAACCCCGAAACTGCTGCGCGAGATGGCGGCCAGTGGCGAGACCTTCTACGGCCGCTTCGGCACGGGCGTGGACAGCAAGGCCGCCTGA
- a CDS encoding acetyl-CoA C-acetyltransferase gives MTDAYIYDALRSPRGKGRKDGSLHEVTSARLSAQMLNAVKERNNLDGHAVEDVIWGNVTQVGEQGGCLARTAVLASDLDERIPGLAINRFCASGMEAVNLAANQVRGGAGMAYIAGGVEMMGRVAMGSDGAAIAVDPSIAMSTYFVPQGISADIIATQYGFSRDDADALAVESQKRAAAAWEDRRFAKSIVPVTDINGLPILDHDEYMRPGTDMQALGSLKASFREMGEVMPGFDKVALMKYPHLEKIEHIHHAGNSSGIVDGAAAVLIGNREFGEKWGLTPRARIRATAKIGTDPTIMLTGPVPVTDKILKDSGMSISDIDLFEVNEAFAAVVLRFMQAFDVDSSRVNVNGGAIAMGHPLGATGAIIIGTLLDELERSGKGVGLATLCIASGMGAATIIERV, from the coding sequence ATGACCGACGCCTATATCTACGATGCCCTGCGCAGCCCGCGCGGCAAGGGGCGCAAGGACGGGAGCCTGCACGAGGTGACCTCCGCGCGCCTCTCCGCGCAGATGCTGAACGCGGTGAAGGAGCGCAACAATCTCGACGGGCATGCCGTCGAGGACGTGATCTGGGGGAACGTGACGCAGGTCGGCGAGCAGGGCGGCTGCCTTGCGCGCACCGCGGTGCTGGCCTCCGATCTCGACGAGCGCATTCCGGGGCTGGCGATCAACCGCTTCTGCGCCTCCGGCATGGAGGCGGTGAACCTCGCCGCCAACCAGGTGCGGGGCGGTGCGGGCATGGCCTATATCGCCGGCGGCGTGGAGATGATGGGCCGTGTGGCCATGGGCTCCGACGGGGCGGCGATCGCGGTCGATCCCTCCATCGCGATGTCCACCTATTTCGTGCCGCAGGGCATTTCGGCGGATATCATCGCGACGCAATACGGGTTCAGCCGCGACGATGCCGACGCGCTGGCGGTCGAAAGCCAGAAACGCGCCGCCGCGGCCTGGGAGGACAGGCGTTTCGCGAAGTCCATCGTGCCGGTGACGGATATCAACGGGCTTCCGATCCTCGACCATGACGAATACATGCGTCCGGGCACCGACATGCAGGCGCTCGGCAGCCTCAAGGCATCCTTCCGCGAGATGGGCGAGGTGATGCCCGGCTTCGACAAGGTGGCGCTGATGAAATACCCGCATCTCGAGAAGATCGAGCATATCCACCATGCGGGCAATTCCTCGGGCATCGTGGACGGGGCCGCGGCGGTTCTGATCGGCAACAGGGAGTTCGGGGAGAAATGGGGCCTGACGCCGCGCGCGCGCATCCGCGCGACGGCGAAGATCGGCACCGATCCGACGATCATGCTCACCGGTCCCGTGCCGGTGACCGACAAGATCCTGAAGGACAGCGGCATGTCGATTTCCGACATCGACCTGTTCGAGGTGAACGAGGCCTTCGCCGCGGTCGTGCTGCGCTTCATGCAGGCGTTCGACGTGGACAGCTCCAGGGTCAACGTCAACGGCGGCGCCATCGCCATGGGCCATCCGCTCGGCGCGACCGGTGCGATCATCATCGGCACGCTGCTCGACGAGCTGGAACGTTCGGGCAAGGGCGTCGGGCTTGCCACGCTCTGCATCGCATCCGGCATGGGCGCGGCCACGATCATCGAGCGCGTGTAA
- a CDS encoding acyl-CoA dehydrogenase C-terminal domain-containing protein: MPSYTAPTKDIQYVLHEVLNVSGSDIPGYSDLEPEFTEAILEAAGQLAAEVIAPLNPVGDKEGCTLQNGVVSTPKGFREAFEQVKEGGWPGLDMPEDFGGQGMPYLMGTAVGEMFSAAGQAFTMYQGLTHGAASAILVHGTDQQKATYLPRMVSCDWTGTMNLTEPHSGTDLGLMRTKAEPQADGSYRISGQKIFISAGDHDLSENVIHLVLARIAGGPEGIKGVSLFIVPKFMVNEDGSLGARNGVSVGSLEEKMGIHGNATCVMNYDEATGYLLGAEHKGMRAMFTMMNEARLGVGMQGLAQAEAAYQNAVAYAKERLQGRAVTGAENPDGPADPIIVHPDIRRNLMDQKSFIEGARAFMLWGAQLIDQSHRAGDAEAEGLISLMTPVLKGFLTDKGFEATVNAQQVFGGHGYIEEWGMSQFVRDARITQIYEGANGVQALDLVGRKLAQDGGKHVMAFFEMVKSFCKENGEGEMAAFTDPLKTASKDLQSAGMFFMQHGMKTPNAALSGSYDFMHLFGYVCLGLMWARMAKVSLAALANGTGERAFHEAKLATARYYMARQLPMTGTLLKRIESGADPVMALPVEAF, translated from the coding sequence ATGCCGAGCTACACGGCACCGACCAAAGACATCCAATACGTTCTGCACGAGGTGCTGAACGTGTCCGGGTCCGACATTCCGGGCTATTCCGACCTCGAACCCGAGTTCACCGAGGCCATTCTCGAGGCCGCCGGACAGCTCGCCGCCGAGGTGATCGCGCCGCTCAACCCCGTGGGCGACAAGGAGGGCTGCACGCTGCAAAACGGCGTCGTCTCCACGCCGAAGGGCTTCCGGGAGGCGTTCGAACAGGTGAAGGAGGGCGGCTGGCCCGGCCTCGACATGCCGGAGGACTTCGGCGGCCAGGGCATGCCCTACCTCATGGGCACCGCGGTGGGCGAGATGTTCTCCGCCGCGGGCCAGGCCTTCACCATGTACCAGGGGCTCACCCATGGCGCGGCCTCCGCGATCCTCGTCCACGGCACCGACCAGCAGAAGGCGACCTACCTGCCCAGGATGGTCTCCTGCGACTGGACCGGCACGATGAACCTTACCGAACCGCATTCCGGCACCGATCTCGGCCTCATGCGCACGAAGGCGGAGCCGCAGGCGGACGGCAGCTACAGGATTTCCGGCCAGAAGATCTTCATCTCCGCGGGCGATCACGACCTGAGCGAGAACGTGATCCACCTCGTGCTCGCGCGGATCGCGGGCGGACCCGAGGGGATCAAGGGCGTGTCGCTCTTCATCGTGCCGAAATTCATGGTGAACGAGGACGGCTCCCTCGGCGCGCGCAACGGCGTCTCCGTCGGTTCGCTCGAGGAGAAGATGGGCATCCACGGCAACGCGACCTGCGTGATGAACTACGACGAGGCGACCGGCTACCTCCTGGGCGCCGAGCACAAGGGAATGCGCGCGATGTTCACGATGATGAACGAGGCACGGCTCGGCGTCGGCATGCAGGGCCTCGCCCAGGCCGAAGCCGCCTACCAGAACGCGGTCGCCTATGCGAAGGAACGGCTCCAGGGCCGTGCGGTGACCGGGGCCGAAAACCCCGACGGGCCGGCCGATCCGATCATCGTGCACCCCGACATCCGCCGCAACCTGATGGACCAGAAGAGCTTCATCGAGGGCGCGCGCGCCTTCATGCTCTGGGGCGCGCAGCTCATCGACCAGAGCCACCGCGCCGGCGACGCCGAGGCCGAAGGCCTCATCTCGCTGATGACGCCGGTGCTGAAGGGCTTCCTCACCGACAAGGGCTTCGAGGCGACGGTGAACGCACAGCAGGTCTTCGGCGGACATGGCTATATCGAGGAATGGGGCATGTCCCAGTTCGTCCGCGACGCCCGGATCACCCAGATCTACGAAGGCGCGAACGGGGTGCAGGCGCTCGACCTCGTCGGCCGCAAGCTGGCGCAGGACGGCGGCAAGCATGTCATGGCCTTCTTCGAGATGGTGAAATCCTTCTGCAAGGAGAATGGCGAAGGCGAGATGGCGGCGTTCACCGATCCGCTCAAGACCGCCTCGAAGGACCTGCAATCGGCGGGCATGTTCTTCATGCAGCACGGGATGAAAACCCCGAACGCGGCGCTGTCGGGCTCCTATGATTTCATGCACCTGTTCGGCTATGTCTGCCTCGGCCTGATGTGGGCGCGCATGGCCAAGGTCTCGCTTGCCGCGCTCGCCAACGGCACCGGGGAACGCGCCTTCCACGAGGCGAAACTCGCCACCGCCCGTTATTACATGGCGCGGCAACTGCCGATGACGGGCACGCTGCTGAAGCGGATCGAAAGCGGCGCCGATCCGGTCATGGCGCTGCCGGTCGAGGCGTTCTAG
- a CDS encoding MerR family transcriptional regulator: MTKEVMTIREMCDAVDVTPRTLRFYEAKELLFPIREGQKRLFTPRDRARLKLILRGKRFGFALEEIRQLLNLYSEEDRGQAQMREAREACRQKLAEMEVRRTELLQVMTELEDAIDWVETRLETTTSAGKDG, translated from the coding sequence ATGACGAAAGAGGTGATGACCATCCGCGAAATGTGCGATGCGGTCGACGTGACGCCCCGCACGCTGCGCTTCTACGAAGCCAAGGAACTGCTCTTCCCGATCCGCGAGGGCCAGAAGAGGCTGTTCACCCCCCGCGACCGCGCACGGCTGAAACTCATCCTTCGGGGCAAGAGATTCGGCTTCGCCCTCGAAGAGATCCGGCAACTGCTCAATCTCTATTCCGAGGAGGATCGCGGACAGGCCCAGATGCGCGAGGCGCGCGAGGCCTGTCGGCAGAAGCTGGCGGAGATGGAAGTCCGCAGGACGGAACTTCTACAGGTCATGACCGAGCTTGAGGACGCGATCGACTGGGTGGAGACCCGGCTCGAGACCACGACATCCGCGGGGAAGGACGGCTGA
- a CDS encoding MerR family transcriptional regulator has protein sequence MSDQRLTFKEMCAAFDVTPRTLRYYEYIELLAPEKEGRSRFYTPREVARMTLILRGRKYGFSLEEIRQWLLIYEEKGTQAQAQAFLELADRQLVALETQKHELERAIAELRDLRETTAQAQTES, from the coding sequence ATGTCCGACCAACGGCTCACCTTCAAGGAAATGTGCGCGGCCTTCGATGTGACCCCGCGCACCCTGCGGTATTACGAATATATCGAGCTTCTGGCGCCGGAGAAGGAAGGCCGTTCGCGGTTCTACACCCCGCGCGAGGTCGCCCGGATGACGCTGATCCTGCGCGGGCGCAAATATGGATTTTCGCTCGAGGAAATCCGGCAATGGCTGCTGATCTACGAGGAAAAGGGCACGCAGGCCCAGGCCCAGGCCTTCCTCGAGCTGGCCGACCGCCAGCTCGTCGCGCTCGAGACGCAGAAACACGAGCTCGAACGCGCCATCGCCGAACTGCGCGACCTGCGCGAGACGACCGCCCAGGCCCAGACGGAAAGCTGA
- a CDS encoding PaaI family thioesterase, with the protein MSDDRTKIARNFIDNLPHCRALGIVLDTIGEGEAELFMPYSTELIGDPETGVIHGGAVSALMDTCAGAAVMSHPNAGIATATLDLRIDYMRSARPGATVTAHGICFHMTRSVAFVRVSATDGTSDVPVAAATGAFTVERKR; encoded by the coding sequence ATGAGTGACGACCGCACGAAAATCGCACGGAATTTCATCGACAACCTGCCGCATTGCCGCGCGCTCGGGATCGTGCTCGACACGATCGGGGAGGGAGAGGCGGAGCTGTTCATGCCCTATTCCACGGAGCTGATCGGGGATCCCGAAACCGGGGTCATCCACGGGGGCGCGGTTTCCGCGCTCATGGATACCTGCGCGGGGGCGGCGGTGATGAGCCATCCGAACGCGGGCATCGCCACCGCGACGCTGGATCTGCGCATCGACTACATGCGCAGCGCCCGTCCCGGCGCGACCGTCACCGCGCATGGCATCTGTTTCCACATGACCCGTTCCGTCGCCTTCGTGCGCGTCTCCGCCACGGACGGCACCTCCGACGTGCCCGTGGCCGCCGCCACCGGGGCCTTCACCGTGGAGCGCAAGCGATGA
- a CDS encoding PaaI family thioesterase: MSRRTPEPVQVVKERRDAALAALVERVPYIRFMGFAFERRGDELTCVMPYRPDMIGNPLLPALHGGALAAFLEVTAIISLGWSVIWPRIEAGEVLETQPALPKTIDLTVDYLRSGLPRDAYARAEITRAGRRYASVRVEAWQDNRARPTVQATGHFLMPDQLPADD, translated from the coding sequence ATGAGCCGGCGCACGCCCGAACCCGTCCAGGTCGTCAAGGAACGGCGCGATGCCGCGCTTGCGGCGCTGGTGGAGCGCGTGCCCTATATCCGGTTCATGGGCTTCGCCTTCGAACGGCGGGGCGACGAGCTGACCTGCGTGATGCCCTACAGGCCGGACATGATCGGCAACCCGTTGCTGCCCGCGCTTCACGGCGGCGCGCTCGCGGCCTTTCTCGAGGTCACGGCGATCATCTCGCTCGGCTGGTCGGTCATCTGGCCGCGGATCGAGGCGGGGGAGGTGCTCGAGACGCAGCCGGCCCTGCCGAAGACGATCGACCTCACGGTGGATTACCTGCGCTCCGGCCTGCCGCGCGATGCCTATGCGCGGGCGGAGATCACCCGCGCCGGCCGCCGTTATGCCTCCGTCCGGGTCGAGGCCTGGCAGGACAACCGGGCGCGGCCGACGGTGCAGGCGACGGGGCATTTCCTGATGCCCGACCAGCTCCCTGCCGATGACTGA
- a CDS encoding MATE family efflux transporter, which yields MTEARPLSHRRVLSIAVPIVLSNATVPILGAVDTGVVGQLGEAAPIGAVGLGSVILASIYWIFGFLRMGTTGLVSQARGAGDEAEVSAFLTRVLLAAVAGGLLLILFQVPVLWAAFRLAPASEEVEALARSYIAIRIWSAPFNIAVFGLTGWLIAQERTRGVLALQLWMNGFNILLDLWFVLGLGWGVQGVAVATVIAESSGAAFGLWLCRDAFVHPAWRDSALVLSAARLLHMARVNTDILIRSVMLLGIMVSFTFFSAGFDDVTLAANNILMQFVSITAYALDGFAFAAEAIVGQAFGARSVAGLRRGALLASFWGLVSAGVMTLAFWGFGGAIIDTMTTAPGVREVARDYLPWMVAVPLVGLGPWMLDGVFIGATRTRDMRNMAALSLLAYLAAVWALVPLWGNHGLWAALMVSYVARGGTLLWKYPGLERDAAV from the coding sequence ATGACTGAAGCACGCCCGCTGTCCCATCGGCGCGTCCTCTCCATCGCCGTGCCGATCGTGCTGTCGAACGCGACCGTCCCGATCCTCGGCGCGGTCGATACCGGCGTCGTCGGCCAGTTGGGCGAGGCTGCGCCCATCGGTGCGGTGGGGCTCGGCTCGGTGATCCTGGCCTCGATCTACTGGATCTTCGGCTTCCTGCGGATGGGCACGACCGGGCTCGTGTCGCAGGCGCGCGGCGCGGGCGACGAGGCGGAGGTCTCCGCCTTCCTGACCCGCGTATTGCTCGCCGCCGTCGCGGGCGGACTCCTGCTCATCCTGTTCCAGGTGCCGGTGCTCTGGGCCGCCTTCCGGCTGGCGCCGGCCTCGGAGGAGGTCGAAGCGCTCGCGCGCAGCTATATCGCGATCCGTATCTGGTCGGCGCCGTTCAACATCGCCGTCTTCGGCCTCACCGGCTGGCTCATCGCGCAGGAGCGCACGCGGGGGGTGCTGGCGCTCCAGCTCTGGATGAACGGGTTCAACATCCTGCTGGATCTCTGGTTCGTCCTCGGCCTCGGCTGGGGCGTGCAGGGCGTCGCCGTCGCCACGGTGATCGCGGAGAGCTCGGGTGCCGCCTTCGGGCTCTGGCTCTGCCGCGACGCCTTTGTCCACCCCGCCTGGCGCGACAGCGCGCTCGTCCTTTCGGCGGCACGGCTCCTTCACATGGCGCGAGTCAACACGGACATCCTCATCCGGTCGGTCATGCTGCTGGGGATCATGGTGAGCTTCACCTTCTTCAGCGCCGGGTTCGACGACGTGACCCTCGCGGCGAACAACATCCTGATGCAGTTCGTCTCCATCACCGCCTATGCGCTCGACGGCTTCGCCTTTGCCGCCGAGGCGATCGTGGGCCAGGCGTTCGGCGCGCGGTCGGTGGCGGGGCTGAGGCGCGGGGCGCTCCTGGCTTCCTTCTGGGGGCTGGTGAGCGCGGGCGTGATGACGCTGGCCTTCTGGGGCTTCGGCGGTGCGATCATCGACACGATGACCACCGCGCCCGGCGTGCGCGAGGTGGCCCGCGACTACCTGCCGTGGATGGTGGCCGTGCCGCTCGTGGGGCTCGGTCCCTGGATGCTCGACGGCGTCTTCATCGGCGCGACGCGCACGCGCGACATGCGCAACATGGCGGCGCTGTCGCTTCTGGCCTATCTCGCCGCGGTCTGGGCGCTTGTCCCGCTCTGGGGCAATCACGGGCTCTGGGCCGCGCTCATGGTGAGTTACGTGGCGCGCGGGGGCACGCTCCTGTGGAAATATCCCGGCCTCGAACGCGATGCGGCGGTCTGA
- a CDS encoding quinone-dependent dihydroorotate dehydrogenase — protein MSLFEQIGMTLLRRVDPERSHALALAALRAGLAPLPGPVSSPRLKTTVAGIDMPNPVGLAAGFDKNAQALPQLARAGFGFLEIGAATPRPQAGNPKPRLFRLGEDRAVINRFGFNNDGMEEIASRLARTRSSGHRLEIPVGLNLGANKDSSDRAADFARVLAHCGNFVDFATVNVSSPNTEKLRDLQGPEALEALLAGVLDARAALNREIPVFLKIAPDLGGAEIAEIAEVARKSGIDGVIATNTTLARDGLKSPHRSEAGGLSGDPLFEKSTRVLAQLSRVLEGELPLIGVGGISSPLDAYTKIRAGAAAVQLYSAMVYHGLSLAPRIAQGLDDLLARDGYDTVAEAVGTRRGDWL, from the coding sequence ATGAGCCTGTTCGAACAGATCGGCATGACGCTCCTGCGCCGGGTCGATCCCGAACGCAGCCACGCGCTCGCTCTGGCCGCGCTGCGGGCAGGTCTCGCCCCGCTTCCCGGCCCCGTCAGCTCACCGCGGCTGAAGACGACGGTGGCGGGCATCGACATGCCCAATCCCGTCGGTCTTGCCGCGGGGTTCGACAAGAACGCCCAGGCGCTGCCACAGCTCGCCCGCGCGGGCTTCGGCTTTCTCGAGATCGGGGCAGCCACGCCGCGCCCGCAGGCCGGCAACCCGAAACCGCGCCTCTTCCGGCTCGGCGAGGACCGCGCGGTGATCAACCGCTTCGGCTTCAACAATGACGGAATGGAAGAAATCGCCAGCCGCCTCGCGCGCACGCGCAGCTCGGGACACCGGCTCGAGATCCCCGTCGGCCTCAATCTGGGCGCGAACAAGGACAGCTCCGACCGCGCCGCCGATTTCGCGCGCGTGCTGGCCCATTGCGGCAATTTCGTCGATTTCGCGACGGTGAACGTCTCCTCGCCCAACACGGAGAAGCTGCGCGATCTCCAGGGGCCGGAGGCGCTCGAGGCGCTGCTCGCGGGCGTGCTCGACGCGCGCGCGGCGCTCAACCGGGAGATCCCCGTCTTCCTCAAGATCGCGCCCGATCTCGGCGGTGCGGAGATCGCGGAGATCGCGGAGGTCGCGCGCAAGTCCGGCATCGACGGCGTGATCGCCACCAACACGACCCTGGCGCGCGACGGATTGAAATCCCCGCACAGGTCCGAGGCCGGCGGACTTTCGGGCGATCCCCTGTTCGAGAAATCCACGCGCGTGCTGGCGCAACTGTCCCGCGTCCTGGAGGGGGAGCTGCCGCTCATCGGGGTCGGCGGGATCTCCTCCCCGCTCGATGCCTATACGAAGATCCGCGCGGGCGCCGCGGCGGTGCAGCTCTATTCCGCGATGGTCTATCACGGCCTCTCGCTCGCCCCTCGCATCGCGCAGGGCCTCGACGACCTGCTCGCCCGCGACGGCTACGACACCGTCGCGGAAGCGGTCGGCACCAGGCGCGGCGACTGGCTCTGA